The stretch of DNA ACTTCATTAACTGatgttgaaagaaaaaaaaggttatGAATCTTGAATAGTTTAATGGGAAATGAATATGCACCAATCACATTATACATTTGTTTACAGGAAGATCCTCATCCAATCACTTGCCAGTGATTCTGGCGACGACGCTTGGTTTTGTTGCTTTCCTCCTTATCCTAGGATCTGTTGCTTTCATTGTTAGGAAGAGGATTGTGAAACAGAGGAAAGGTAGGTGCTTAGAGTCTGAACATTTGTTCCTTTTTTCGAAAGTTTGGTGTTGGTataaatttgggtttgaatGCGATTTTTTGCTCTGATTTTGTAGAAAGAAAGCAGCTTGGTGCTATGCTGGTAACGGTTAACAAATCGAAACTCAACTTTTCTTATGAAACGCTTGAGAGGGCAACAAATTACTTTGATGATTCGAATAAATTGGGACAGGGAGGATCTGGTTGTGTATACAAAGTATtccttctttctcttttctcGTAGTTGTTTAAAAGATCTGTGCACAAACACTTATGAGGGGTGTGTGTAATGTGTTATAGGGGGTTTTGCCGGATGGCCAAGCAGTGGCGATAAAGAGGCTTTTCTTCAACACGACACAGTGGGTGGATCATTTCTTCAACGAGGTTAACCTGATCAGCGGCATCCATCACAAGAACCTGGTGAAGCTGCTAGGCTGCAGCATTACAGGGCCCGAAAGTCTCCTCGTCTATGAATTTGTACCCAACCAAAGCCTTTATGACTACACCTCGGGTTAGTCTCTTATCCACGTTGTTAGTTAGTCGTGTCTTATGAGTATTATTAACTCGGGCTGCTGCTTTATCGTTTGCGTTGCTGATGGTTTATGAATGGTTTTGAATCAGCCAGAAAGAACCTCCCACCTTTGAGTTGGGAGCAAAGGTACAAAATCATATTGGGCACGGCTGAGGGTTTGGCTTATCTCCACGAAGAAACCGAGCTATGTATCATTCACCGAGACATAAAACTAAGCAATGTGCTTCTAGACGAGGACTTCACACCAAAAATTGCCGATTTTGGTCTTGTGCGACTTTTCCCCGAGGATAAGAGCCATATTAGCACAGCCGTGGCTGGCACACTGTGAGTTCAGCTCATTTTCCCCTTATCGTTCTTTAGCAAGCTTTACATTAGACTATACATTCAATGCTGTGAACCTGGGACCCAAATTATCTGTTCTATATATGTCTCGTTTAACTCGTTGTACTAATGATCTGAGTTTGAACACCAGTGGTTACATGGCTCCCGAATATGTGGTTCAAGGGAAATTGACTGAGAAAGCTGATGTCTATAGTTTCGGGGTTCTAGTCATTGAAGTTGTCTCGGGAAAGAAGAATAGCTCGTTTTATCAGACTTCTGTTTCTCTCCTGCAACAGGTACTTCTTTTACTAAACTCttacagcatgtttggttcacgggaTGAATATGGAATGGAATAGGttaggaatagaatatgaattatattctattgtttggttcatagAAGGAATATACTACAAGAATGTTATTTCAGTGTTttgttggtttaaggaatagaaaatatatataaaaattgtgaataggCTATTCCTGAAATAGCCTTATACTAGGCCTGGAATACCTATTCTCCTTGCgagggaatagctcattcccggAAACAATATTCCCGATAATAAAAAGCATTAGCAAACAACGGAATATGCCTATTCTTTTGAATGTCATTTCATTCTAAACTTACACAGCGAACCAAGCGTGCTGTTAGTGTCTGTATCTCGCGAATTGCACAACAGACTATGAAACGAAGTCATGTTTTCATTTTACAGCATTGGAACCTGTTTCGTGCTGGAAAACTGTATGAAGCAGTGGATGCTTCTCTGGAAGAAAGCACTCGAGAGGAAGCGACGAGGCAGCTTCAAATAGGCCTAGTTTGTGTGCAGGCCTCACCCGAGCTACGCCCCTCCATGTCTGCTGTTGTGAAGATGATCAGTGGCGAGCAAGACATTCCGGAGCCAACACAGCCACCTTTCCTCACATCCAACAGCGCCACAGGATCCAGCAGCTCGTACCCTAAGCGTGGCGTCGTTACACCTTACTCTCAGCCCGCTTCGTCCACCCAATCCTCGGTTAACACCATGACAGAAAGCTGGATTGAGCCCAGATGACGTTTCCTAGGCTTTTAGCGTCTTGTTCGTAGACGCACGCCTATGACATCATTCGATCTCAATCATGAGAGCTCCACTTTGACTAATGACTAGCTAGCATTTTCACCTTCCACTTCAGACTTAGTCAAGCAGCTATAGTTTACTCAGGTCAGCTCGACATCGACTCAATTTCGGCTTCCACTTGTGCTCCATGATCCATGAACACGTTTTAGATAGATAATCATAAGTTTGGGAATTGAAAATTGCAAGTTGCTGCTTGCACCCTCCCAATTGTGTAGGGGCTCTgtctatattatattgttgtttaaTATTCCAATATGCATAGTGGCTGCATGTTCGTAACACTTTTGAAAGCAATATCTGGCATATAATctcaatttctattctatttgAAGGAAAAACCCATGGGACTCTTCTTCCCAAATTCGAATGAATTGTTCAAACTCTTCTTCCCAATTTACAACTCAAGACTCTATAAAAATAAACCATTCCATTccaaattattttgttaaaatatgttaaagacgatattaaaaataataatctacaTTAATCGGGACAACATTCAAcattgtgtgagaccgtctcgtAAATCcttatcaataaaaaaaatgtaatgatcTTCTTAACCATCCAATCATACcagcaaattaaaattgaaaaagtcACGTTGACCCACTTACAAAGTGTCATCATAATATAAGCaatttaaattcaatataaATAGCTCTCCAATCTCATCACACTCTCAATCAACACACATCTTATTCACTATTTGTACTTCTTCTTGGATGATAATCATTCCATCTTAATCAAGCATGAAGCAGCTATTGTTTACTCAAGTCAACTTGACTTTGACTCAATTTCGTCTTCCACTGCCTGCTCAATGAACACGTTCAAGATaatgataaaattgaaattttggaAACCACTTGTAATGCAAGTAGTTGGTGCCATAATACATTAAGCAATATTGAATCATAGTGGATAACTGGATGGATGTATATAATAGCAGTATTAATCATGTTCGTGTCGAGTACAATCTTAAAGGATAACAAAAAACttctttacaaattttaatgtaACGTAACTGCATTCTCAGATCTTTAACTCGAAATCTCTCGTTAAGTAGGAAAAAACTCACGTCACTTTATTCATACCCCAAAGataaattatataatgtacTTATGTACTCTTGTGAAAAGAAATTAGGTTCACTTACCCAAATACATGCATGATTATATTAACTCACTCGAAATCTTTTATAAAGAGTCTTACACTTATACTATCGTATGCCATGGCCCATGGGGGCTTCCCCCTTCccctctctatttttttttttaaatatatgtattatattaaaaattttaaaatattatatataatattaaaaaagtgTCCTTTCAAACGCCGTCCCATTTAAATTAATCTCACAAGCTAAGCTACATGCTTCTTCATCTTCACAACTTTCTCCTGTATGTGTatttttaagttaatttttactcttttttttttttgtttcatattctattgtttattttaaatatttgttttgtttgattcTAAATGGACATCAAGGTGCATTTGTTTGGTTAATTTTGTGAATTTATGTTGCGATTATGTGgtgaattttacatttttaatgtaaaatGTACAAATTGTGTAGTATTcgtgtttgaaaaaaaaaacaattgttatTAAGTCGAATTTTATTGGATATTCAGGAAAACTCTCTCAATACATATTGAGTTATTATATAAGAATAAAAGTGCTTAattggttttttaaaaaaaagtgctTAATTTGCTACATAtggatattaattaaaattaatttttctagtgtcaaaactatatattttgttcCCTAAAATGGATGGTGAAGTGGTGTAATATGATTTTCGTACTTAAAGGTTATGAAttcaattattgtcaatatCTTCTCGGTT from Ipomoea triloba cultivar NCNSP0323 chromosome 7, ASM357664v1 encodes:
- the LOC116026171 gene encoding cysteine-rich receptor-like protein kinase 3, which translates into the protein MNLKMASLSKWVFLSIFFLSINRSVSDPRASELALICTNRTAPQSQRQSYVVNFVAALDALTPLVDSKKYGETVIGAGNATVYAFGECMRDLSQTDCNLCFAQIKTQILRCLPFQRLVRGGRLFYDGCFVRYDDYVFFNESLSLSDRTVCGSEDFGGNSRLLRRNAAALVGELGRKAAANDGFFTAAVGNGNSTVYGLAQCWEFVRGKSCEECLAAAVSEIGSCLPKEEGRVLNAGCYMRYSTKKFYDNSTIPATNQSGRSSSNHLPVILATTLGFVAFLLILGSVAFIVRKRIVKQRKERKQLGAMLVTVNKSKLNFSYETLERATNYFDDSNKLGQGGSGCVYKGVLPDGQAVAIKRLFFNTTQWVDHFFNEVNLISGIHHKNLVKLLGCSITGPESLLVYEFVPNQSLYDYTSARKNLPPLSWEQRYKIILGTAEGLAYLHEETELCIIHRDIKLSNVLLDEDFTPKIADFGLVRLFPEDKSHISTAVAGTLGYMAPEYVVQGKLTEKADVYSFGVLVIEVVSGKKNSSFYQTSVSLLQQHWNLFRAGKLYEAVDASLEESTREEATRQLQIGLVCVQASPELRPSMSAVVKMISGEQDIPEPTQPPFLTSNSATGSSSSYPKRGVVTPYSQPASSTQSSVNTMTESWIEPR